The stretch of DNA CTGATAGTGGCCGGGGAACGAGCAGATGAACGGGTAGCGGCCGGGCTTGGCCGGCGCGGTGAATACCACCTGCACCACTTCCCCCGCCCCGGCAAGCGCCGTGCGCGCAATCACGCTGCTCGTCATCGCCGGCGGGATGAAATCGGTGGCGCGGTGCGGCGCCCCTTCCGCGACCAGCTTGGCCACGTCGGTGCCGATCTTCAGCACCACGACGTTGTGCGCCATCGCGAGCTTGGGAAGCGCACTCTTGACCGTCAGGCGGATCCGGATCTGTTCACCGGGCCGCGCGGTCAGCGTCGGCACGCTGTATTTCATGTCGTCGGTGGCCACCAGATCGAGCGTGCGCGGCGGATCGGCGGCGGCGCGGGCGGCCGGGCCGGAAGCGGAGGCGAGGACCAATATGAGAGCGGCGCAGAGTCGCATGATGAGATCTCCTCGGAAAAAAGAACTGGCGTCCTGGCTAGCCTGCACCGGCGGCGGCGGCTGCGCTATGACGGTCGTCATACAATCGTCGGATGCGCCAGGACGTGGCGGAAGTCGAGGGGATCCTGCGGACGACGCCGGTGTTTCAGCGGCTGTCGCCCGAGGATCTGCGGACGGTCGCGCAGGCGGCCGCCGTCAAGCGGTACGAGAAGGGACAGGTCCTCTTCGAGCAGGACACGCCGTCGGACGCGTTCTACACCATTGCCTCGGGCCGCGTGAAGATCTTCAAGCTGCTGCCCAGCGGCAAGGAGGTCATCCTCGAGGTGTTCGGGAAGGGGGATCCGCTCGGCGCCGTGGCGGCCTATGACGGGCGGCCGTTTCCGGCGAGCGCGATCGCCCTGGAGGACACCGTCTGCGTCGTGATCCCGCGCGCCGTCTTCTTCCGGCTGCTGGAAGCGCATCCCTCGCTCGTCCGCGGGCTGATGCTCGGCCTGACGATGCGGCTGGTGGAACTGACCAACCGTGTGGCCGATCTGTCGGGGTCCCGCATCGAGCCCCGCTTCGCGCGGCTGTTCCTGAAGCTGGCCACCGACATGGGGCGCCAGGAGCGCGGCGGCACGTTCATCCCGCTCGCCCTCTCGCGGCAGGAGCTGGCCGACATGACCGGCACCACCATCGAGACGGCGATCCGGATCATGAGCCGGTGGAACAAGGACGCGATCGTCCACACCGACAAGGACGGGTTCGTCGTCCTCGATCGCGCCGCGCTCGCCGCCGCGGCGGGCGAGTGACCGCGGATCGCTCACCGGCCGGGCTCGCTCAGCGATCGGACGTAGGCGACGAGCGCCGCCAGGTCGTCGCCGTTGATCTGCGGATTGCTCGGCATCAGCGGCTTGCCCCTGATCGCGCCGCCCATCCTGATCACGTCGCCGATCTCCTTGTCGCTCAGCGTGCTCATGTAAGCGCGATCGGTGTGATCGCGCGGCGGCGGTTTGAGCACCCCGGCGCCGGGTCCGTCGCCCTTGCCGCTCTCGCCGTGACAGGCCGCGCACGTCGTCTTGTACAAAGTGCGTCCGCGCTCGAGCGCCGCGGGCGTCGCTTTGGCCGGCGCCGCGGCGGCGGGCGGCGTTTTCCCATTCGGCGGTGCGTCAGACGAGCCGTCCTCCGACGCGCACGCAATCGCGGCGGCGAGCGCGCCCACCGACAGCAGCATGACCAACCGTCTTCCTCTCTTCATGACTACGGACCCTCCTCAGCGGACGTGAAAACGTGACGACTGCCGCGGCCACCGGCACGAGGCTCCAGCCGGCCAGCGCCCCGAGCAGCAGGGCGGCGGCGCCGGCCTGCGACAGGCGCGCCACGAGAAACGCGCCGGCCGGGCCGAGCAGATAGAGATCCGGCTCGAGCGCGAGCACGCCGAGCACCCGCGCCGCATCGACGGGATTGGCAACGAGCAGCGCCGAGACCGCCTGCACCGGCAGGCCGCTGAACGCGAGCGTGCCCATCAGCACCAGGTCGTAGAGCAGCACGAACGCGAACCAGACGAACACGGCCGTCCCCTGCGCCTGCACGCCCGATCGGCTCGTGACCGAGACGAGCAGGCCGATGCCCGCCATGGCGGCGGCGGCGAGCGCGGCGATGACGGGAAAAATCAGGTAGTGCGCCAGCATCGAGGGCTCGGCGGCAACCGCGATCAGCACGCCTGCCGGCAGGAAGCCCGCGACGGTGGCGGCCGACACCGCGACCACCAGCCCGGCGTGCTTCCCGAGCAGCAGCTCCGTCCGCGTGAGCGGCTGCGCGAGCAGGTGCTCGAGCGTGCCGCGCTCCTGCTCGCCGGCGATCGACGCCGCACCCATCAACACGGCGACGAGCGGCGCGAGCAGCAGGCACAGGTTCATCAACGTCGCGGTCGTCCGTCCGAACGCCTGCACCGCGAGCCCCGAGGCGCTGTCGAGCCCGGTGGCAGTGGCGGCGAACCCGAGCGCCGCGAGCAGCGCCGCATAGGCGATCACCCAGCGGTTGGTGATCGCGTCGCGCAGTTCCTTGCGTACGATCGGCCGGATGCTGCCGCCCGGCGCGGACGGGAGCGCCGGCGCGCGCTGCGGCCATTCCCGGGTCCCGCGCCGCGTCACCGCGCTGACGCGGCCATCCTCCAACTGCACCTGGCAGTCGCCGGCCTCGATCAGCTCCTGCCCGGCGTGCGTCGAAACCAGCACCGTGCGCCCTTCGTCGGCC from Vicinamibacterales bacterium encodes:
- a CDS encoding ABC transporter permease subunit, translated to MIAIEGVRKNYGRREALADVSLDLYPGEVTLLLGANGAGKSTLLRCLLGITSFEGSIRIGGLDPLADGRAVRALVGYMPQSGGLHPDLTVKETIEFYAGIRRASVERGVELVSEAGLDRYLQTRVGELSGGARQRLGFALALLTDPQILVLDEPTASLDAASRRWLAQRLRAAADEGRTVLVSTHAGQELIEAGDCQVQLEDGRVSAVTRRGTREWPQRAPALPSAPGGSIRPIVRKELRDAITNRWVIAYAALLAALGFAATATGLDSASGLAVQAFGRTTATLMNLCLLLAPLVAVLMGAASIAGEQERGTLEHLLAQPLTRTELLLGKHAGLVVAVSAATVAGFLPAGVLIAVAAEPSMLAHYLIFPVIAALAAAAMAGIGLLVSVTSRSGVQAQGTAVFVWFAFVLLYDLVLMGTLAFSGLPVQAVSALLVANPVDAARVLGVLALEPDLYLLGPAGAFLVARLSQAGAAALLLGALAGWSLVPVAAAVVTFSRPLRRVRSHEERKTVGHAAVGGRARRRDCVRVGGRLV
- a CDS encoding cytochrome c → MLLSVGALAAAIACASEDGSSDAPPNGKTPPAAAAPAKATPAALERGRTLYKTTCAACHGESGKGDGPGAGVLKPPPRDHTDRAYMSTLSDKEIGDVIRMGGAIRGKPLMPSNPQINGDDLAALVAYVRSLSEPGR
- a CDS encoding Crp/Fnr family transcriptional regulator, yielding MRQDVAEVEGILRTTPVFQRLSPEDLRTVAQAAAVKRYEKGQVLFEQDTPSDAFYTIASGRVKIFKLLPSGKEVILEVFGKGDPLGAVAAYDGRPFPASAIALEDTVCVVIPRAVFFRLLEAHPSLVRGLMLGLTMRLVELTNRVADLSGSRIEPRFARLFLKLATDMGRQERGGTFIPLALSRQELADMTGTTIETAIRIMSRWNKDAIVHTDKDGFVVLDRAALAAAAGE
- a CDS encoding plastocyanin/azurin family copper-binding protein; translation: MRLCAALILVLASASGPAARAAADPPRTLDLVATDDMKYSVPTLTARPGEQIRIRLTVKSALPKLAMAHNVVVLKIGTDVAKLVAEGAPHRATDFIPPAMTSSVIARTALAGAGEVVQVVFTAPAKPGRYPFICSFPGHYQSGMKGTLVVK